A part of Aegilops tauschii subsp. strangulata cultivar AL8/78 chromosome 2, Aet v6.0, whole genome shotgun sequence genomic DNA contains:
- the LOC109763983 gene encoding uncharacterized protein: MSIRRLGASDFHEVHERRSGGFSSEIWFGEKRLILGTFDTAEEAARVHDAAAWRLLRPRGEMNFPTCRASGRRISRLSRGFSPTRIVVVHQRRQRRLAIAEIDVEAMVVWRKRFAQDIVDERLFYKQRRTEREARRTERATYREDKRAQKHAAQLKLKLRETSGWYFEDEQYVDAYIQTSEEDITESESESDDK; encoded by the coding sequence ATGTCGATTCGCCGCCTGGGCGCTTCGGATTTTCACGAAGTCCATGAGCGCCGCTCTGGCGGCTTCTCCTCCGAGATCTGGTTTGGCGAGAAACGCCTCATCCTCGGCACCTTCGACACCGCAGAGGAGGCGGCCCGCGTgcacgacgcggcggcgtggcgcctcctgAGGCCTCGCGGGGAGATGAATTTCCCGACGTGTCGAGCCAGCGGGCGCAGGATCTCGCGCCTCTCCCGCGGCTTTTCACCGACGAGGATTGTCGTTGTCCACCAGAGGCGGCAGCGTCGCCTCGCCATCGCCGAGATAGACGTGGAAGCAATGGTGGTGTGGCGCAAACGCTTCGCGCAGGACATCGTCGATGAGCGCCTGTTCTACAAGCAAAGGAGGACGGAGAGGGAGGCGAGGAGGACGGAGCGAGCCACCTATCGGGAGGACAAGCGTGCGCAGAAGCATGCCGCTCAATTGAAACTGAAGCTACGAGAAACGTCGGGGTGGTACTTCGAGGACGAGCAGTATGTTGACGCCTACattcagacgtcggaggaggacattaccGAGTCGGAGTCGGAAAGCGACGACAAGTAG